One Mycobacterium marseillense DNA window includes the following coding sequences:
- a CDS encoding putative zinc-binding metallopeptidase has product MRDFTCPNCGQRLTFENSTCLNCGSALGFSLEQMALLVISDDEATEHAGFVPASRYQLCANLQLAECNWLVPVNTPRLLCPSCALTTERPNDADTVGLAEFARAEAAKRRLIAELHELKLPIVGRDKDPDYGLAFRLLSSAHENVMTGHENGVITIDLAEGDDVHREQLRIEMDEPYRTLLGHFRHEIGHYYFYRLVAPYGDHLQRFTELFGDPDADYSEALDRHYSEGAPEGWQDDFVSSYATMHASEDWAETFAHYLHIRDALDTSAWCGLAAASATFDRPALGPSAFQTIIDMWLPLSWSLNMVNRSMGHDDLYPFVLPAAVLEKMKFIHTVVDEATSESRGPASVAG; this is encoded by the coding sequence ATGCGTGACTTCACCTGCCCCAACTGTGGCCAGCGCCTGACGTTCGAAAACTCGACCTGCCTGAATTGCGGCAGCGCGCTGGGGTTTTCGCTCGAGCAGATGGCGTTGCTGGTGATCTCCGACGACGAGGCCACCGAGCACGCCGGCTTCGTGCCGGCCAGCCGGTATCAGCTCTGCGCCAATCTGCAGCTGGCCGAATGCAATTGGCTGGTTCCGGTCAACACCCCGCGGTTGCTGTGTCCGTCGTGTGCGCTGACGACCGAGCGTCCCAACGATGCCGACACCGTCGGGCTGGCCGAGTTCGCCCGCGCCGAGGCGGCCAAACGACGCCTGATCGCCGAGTTGCACGAGCTCAAGCTGCCGATCGTCGGGCGGGACAAGGATCCCGACTACGGGTTGGCCTTCCGGCTGCTGTCCAGCGCGCACGAAAACGTGATGACCGGGCACGAGAACGGGGTCATCACCATCGATTTGGCCGAGGGTGACGACGTGCACCGCGAGCAGCTGCGGATCGAGATGGACGAGCCCTACCGGACCCTGCTGGGCCACTTCCGTCACGAGATCGGCCATTACTACTTCTACCGGCTGGTCGCCCCGTACGGCGACCACCTGCAGCGGTTCACCGAGCTTTTCGGCGACCCCGACGCGGACTACTCCGAGGCGCTCGACCGCCACTACAGCGAGGGCGCGCCCGAGGGCTGGCAGGACGATTTCGTGTCGTCCTACGCCACCATGCATGCGAGCGAGGACTGGGCCGAGACGTTCGCCCACTACCTGCACATCCGGGACGCGCTGGACACCTCGGCGTGGTGTGGGCTGGCGGCGGCGTCGGCCACCTTCGACCGGCCGGCGCTGGGGCCCAGCGCATTTCAGACGATCATCGACATGTGGCTGCCGTTGTCGTGGTCACTGAACATGGTGAACCGGTCGATGGGGCACGACGACCTGTACCCGTTCGTGCTGCCGGCCGCGGTGCTGGAGAAGATGAAATTCATCCACACCGTCGTCGACGAGGCAACGTCGGAGTCCCGGGGCCCCGCATCCGTGGCGGGTTGA
- a CDS encoding MmcQ/YjbR family DNA-binding protein, producing MATWDEVARIVGELALTSEPSPHDWRVGKKLLAWERPLRPSEREALERNGPEPPRGDILGVRVSDEGVKFALIDDEPQTYFTTPHFDGYPAVLVNLAEISVRDLQELITEAWLTQAPRKLVQEFLAESR from the coding sequence GTGGCCACGTGGGACGAGGTCGCCCGCATCGTCGGCGAGCTGGCCCTCACTTCCGAGCCGTCACCGCACGACTGGCGGGTCGGCAAGAAATTGCTGGCCTGGGAGCGGCCGCTGCGGCCCTCGGAGCGCGAGGCCCTCGAGCGCAACGGCCCGGAACCCCCGCGGGGTGACATCCTCGGTGTGCGGGTGTCCGACGAGGGCGTCAAGTTCGCGCTGATCGACGACGAGCCGCAAACCTACTTCACCACCCCGCATTTCGACGGCTACCCCGCCGTGCTGGTCAACCTGGCCGAGATCTCGGTGCGCGACCTGCAGGAGCTCATCACCGAGGCGTGGCTGACGCAGGCGCCGCGGAAGTTGGTGCAGGAGTTCCTGGCCGAGTCCCGGTGA
- a CDS encoding DUF6629 family protein, translated as MTADLVVGAALVPVAVATLREVKHWRELPFALLPTVFSAHQFIEAAVWPNHVVPPAMAHLAMLAYVFIALPLLPALVPWAILMLEPRGARLRVAPFAVLGTVVSVYLAVAVLTEPVSVTRGPHALQYQTAVQDGYVWAVLYVIAVIGPAVLSGYRSIVVFGIANLVGLIVVAVLYTQAFASLWCIYAATLSVLALVHMVRRRRLPDPHRYHGVATDRVTSSTG; from the coding sequence ATGACGGCGGATCTGGTGGTGGGCGCCGCGCTCGTGCCGGTCGCCGTGGCAACGCTGCGCGAGGTGAAGCACTGGCGCGAACTGCCTTTCGCCTTGCTGCCGACGGTGTTCTCGGCCCACCAGTTCATCGAGGCGGCCGTGTGGCCCAACCACGTTGTCCCCCCGGCGATGGCCCATCTGGCGATGCTCGCCTACGTCTTCATCGCGCTGCCGCTGCTGCCTGCGCTGGTGCCGTGGGCGATCCTGATGCTGGAACCGCGCGGCGCCCGGCTCCGGGTCGCGCCTTTCGCGGTGCTGGGCACCGTGGTGTCGGTCTATCTGGCCGTCGCCGTGCTTACCGAGCCGGTCAGCGTGACGAGGGGACCCCACGCACTGCAGTATCAGACCGCCGTGCAGGACGGCTACGTGTGGGCGGTGCTCTACGTCATCGCCGTCATCGGGCCCGCGGTGTTGTCGGGCTATCGCTCGATCGTGGTGTTCGGGATAGCGAACCTGGTGGGGCTGATCGTGGTCGCTGTCCTCTACACGCAGGCGTTCGCGTCCCTGTGGTGCATCTACGCCGCGACGCTGTCGGTCCTGGCGCTGGTGCACATGGTGCGGCGCCGGCGGCTGCCCGATCCACACCGCTACCACGGCGTCGCCACGGATCGGGTGACATCGTCGACCGGTTAG
- a CDS encoding transglutaminase family protein — MISLVSEADPGAARRHRVTHRTEYRYSDVVTSSYGRGFLTPRDSLRQRRVAHQLNIEPAPADSSTSTESYGNVSSYFHVTEPHSVLKVVSDSVVDVYPPPPGLYGGGAALQPWEDARPAGRVGALAAEFSLDLNPPEITEEVREYAAPSFAPGRPLIEVLRDLASRIFTDFTYRSGSTTISTGVKEVLAAREGVCQDFARLAIACLRANGLAASYVSGYLATDPPPGKDRMIGIDATHAWAAVWTPQDPGQFEWLGLDPTNDQMVDERYIVVGRGRDYADVPPLRGIIYTDSEHSVIDVAVDVVPYSEPVEGDFSHA, encoded by the coding sequence GTGATCAGCCTTGTGTCTGAAGCTGACCCCGGGGCCGCCCGCCGGCATCGAGTCACCCACCGCACCGAATACCGCTACTCCGACGTCGTGACCAGCTCGTACGGCCGCGGTTTCCTGACCCCGCGCGACTCACTGCGGCAGCGCCGCGTCGCCCATCAGCTGAACATCGAACCGGCCCCCGCCGACAGCTCCACCAGCACGGAAAGCTACGGGAACGTCAGCTCCTACTTCCACGTCACCGAGCCGCACAGCGTCCTGAAGGTGGTCAGCGATTCCGTCGTCGACGTCTATCCGCCGCCCCCGGGCCTGTACGGCGGCGGGGCGGCGCTGCAGCCGTGGGAGGACGCCCGGCCGGCCGGGCGCGTCGGGGCGCTGGCCGCCGAGTTCAGCCTGGACCTGAACCCGCCGGAGATCACCGAGGAGGTCCGCGAGTACGCGGCGCCCAGCTTCGCGCCCGGACGCCCGCTGATCGAGGTGCTGCGCGACCTGGCGTCGCGGATTTTCACCGACTTCACGTACCGGTCGGGATCGACGACGATTTCCACCGGGGTCAAGGAGGTTCTGGCGGCCCGCGAGGGGGTATGTCAAGACTTTGCCAGGCTGGCGATCGCCTGCCTGCGGGCCAACGGTTTGGCGGCCAGTTACGTGTCGGGCTACCTGGCCACCGACCCGCCGCCCGGAAAGGATCGGATGATCGGGATCGACGCCACGCATGCCTGGGCCGCGGTCTGGACTCCGCAGGACCCCGGCCAATTCGAGTGGCTGGGGCTCGATCCCACCAACGATCAGATGGTCGACGAGCGCTACATCGTGGTGGGCCGCGGCCGCGACTACGCGGACGTCCCGCCGCTGCGCGGCATCATCTACACCGACTCGGAGCACAGCGTGATCGACGTCGCCGTCGACGTGGTGCCTTACTCGGAGCCCGTCGAAGGCGACTTCTCGCATGCGTGA